The Sphingobium sp. JS3065 genome includes a region encoding these proteins:
- a CDS encoding UDP-glucose dehydrogenase family protein, protein MRIVMTGSGYVGLVSGACLADFGHDVICVDKDARKIELLQGGGVPIYEPGLADLIARNAKAGRLTFTTDLAGSVAQAEVVFIAVGTPARRGDGHADLSYVYAAAQEIASNLSGFTVIVTKSTVPVGTGDEVDRIIREANPDAQFAVASNPEFLREGAAIQDFKRPDRIVVGIEDERARPVMEEVYRPLYLNQAPIQFTGRRTSELIKYAANAFLAMKITYINEMADLCENVGADVQQVARGIGLDNRIGSKFLHAGPGYGGSCFPKDTLALVKTAEDAGAPIRLIETTVAINESRKRAMARKVVAVCNGSVRGKTIAVLGLTFKPNTDDMRDAPSLSIIQALQDGGAQVRAYDPEGMDAARALLSNVEFCQNPYSAAEGAEAVVIVTEWDALRALDLPRLKGIMSGDGLVDLRNIYRPEVAEAAGFSYVSVGRGATPEFEELVQAAE, encoded by the coding sequence ATGCGGATCGTTATGACCGGATCGGGCTATGTCGGCCTGGTCTCTGGCGCGTGTCTCGCGGATTTCGGCCATGATGTCATCTGCGTGGACAAGGATGCGCGCAAGATCGAACTGCTCCAGGGCGGTGGCGTGCCGATCTATGAACCGGGCCTGGCCGACCTGATCGCCCGCAATGCGAAGGCGGGGCGGCTGACCTTCACCACCGATCTGGCCGGATCGGTCGCCCAAGCGGAGGTGGTGTTCATTGCCGTCGGTACGCCCGCCCGGCGGGGCGACGGTCATGCCGACCTCAGCTATGTCTATGCCGCCGCGCAGGAAATCGCATCCAACCTGAGCGGCTTCACCGTCATCGTCACCAAGTCCACCGTCCCGGTCGGCACAGGCGATGAGGTCGACCGCATCATCCGCGAAGCCAATCCCGATGCGCAGTTCGCCGTAGCCTCCAACCCCGAATTCCTGCGCGAAGGCGCGGCGATCCAGGATTTCAAGCGCCCCGACCGCATCGTCGTGGGCATTGAAGACGAACGCGCCCGCCCGGTGATGGAGGAGGTGTATCGCCCGCTCTATCTCAACCAGGCGCCGATCCAGTTCACCGGGCGGCGGACCAGCGAACTGATCAAATATGCCGCCAACGCATTCCTGGCGATGAAGATCACCTATATCAACGAGATGGCCGACCTGTGCGAAAATGTCGGCGCGGACGTTCAGCAGGTGGCGCGGGGCATTGGCCTGGATAACCGGATCGGTTCGAAATTCCTTCATGCCGGGCCGGGCTATGGCGGCTCCTGCTTCCCGAAGGATACGCTGGCGCTGGTCAAGACAGCGGAGGATGCGGGCGCGCCGATCCGCCTCATCGAAACCACCGTGGCGATCAACGAAAGCCGCAAGCGAGCGATGGCGCGCAAGGTAGTCGCCGTGTGCAACGGTTCCGTGCGCGGCAAGACGATCGCGGTACTGGGCCTGACCTTCAAGCCCAATACGGACGACATGCGCGATGCGCCCTCGCTCTCCATCATCCAGGCCTTGCAGGACGGCGGCGCGCAGGTGCGGGCCTATGATCCGGAGGGTATGGACGCTGCCCGCGCGTTGTTGTCGAACGTCGAATTCTGCCAAAACCCCTATAGCGCGGCCGAAGGGGCGGAGGCGGTCGTCATCGTCACCGAATGGGATGCGCTGCGGGCGCTCGACCTGCCGCGCCTGAAGGGCATCATGAGCGGCGACGGGCTGGTCGACCTGCGCAACATATACCGGCCGGAGGTGGCGGAAGCCGCGGGCTTCTCTTATGTCAGCGTCGGTCGCGGCGCGACGCCAGAGTTCGAAGAATTGGTCCAGGCAGCGGAATAG
- a CDS encoding glycosyltransferase family 2 protein, whose amino-acid sequence MSDAAPLNRQPFFSVVIPLYNRADIVGATIRSVLAQDWQDFEIVVVDDGSRDNPGPAIDAIGDPRVRYIRQDNAGGGAARNRGILAAEGRYIAFLDSDDLFLPGKLSIMAKALAGDDGSTVLYSRMKVDRGVDRYWIRPDRGIREGEDVGEYLFCANQFMQTSTMIVPTAMAQEVLFDPALKKGQDLDFCVRLQGAGARFRMIDQPLTVWLDATEAGRTSYVKGYETSLDWLDRCGHMLTNRARRGYRATVLAYHMAPIKPVVAIKDLAVGMVAGGVPPRVIARQVLRSYLPKPLYRSLVNGFVLRFGKAEAAHGGAGS is encoded by the coding sequence ATGAGCGATGCCGCTCCCCTGAACAGGCAGCCCTTTTTCTCCGTCGTCATCCCGCTCTACAACCGGGCGGATATCGTCGGTGCCACCATCCGCTCCGTCCTGGCGCAGGACTGGCAGGATTTCGAGATCGTCGTCGTCGATGACGGTTCCCGCGACAATCCCGGCCCGGCCATCGACGCCATAGGCGACCCCCGCGTCCGCTATATCAGGCAGGACAATGCGGGCGGCGGCGCGGCGCGCAACCGGGGCATATTGGCGGCGGAAGGACGCTATATCGCCTTCCTCGATTCCGACGACCTGTTCCTGCCGGGCAAGCTTTCCATCATGGCGAAGGCGCTGGCCGGGGACGACGGCAGCACCGTGCTCTATTCCCGCATGAAGGTGGACCGGGGCGTCGACCGCTATTGGATACGCCCGGATCGCGGCATTCGCGAGGGTGAGGATGTGGGCGAATATCTGTTCTGCGCCAATCAGTTCATGCAGACCAGCACCATGATCGTGCCCACGGCGATGGCGCAGGAGGTTCTCTTCGACCCGGCCCTGAAAAAGGGGCAGGATCTCGACTTCTGCGTCCGGCTTCAGGGCGCGGGGGCGCGGTTCCGGATGATCGACCAGCCGCTGACGGTGTGGCTGGACGCGACGGAGGCGGGACGGACTTCCTATGTGAAGGGCTATGAGACCTCGCTCGACTGGCTCGACCGGTGCGGCCATATGCTGACCAACCGGGCGCGGCGGGGCTATCGCGCCACGGTGCTGGCCTATCATATGGCCCCGATCAAACCGGTCGTCGCGATCAAGGATCTGGCCGTCGGCATGGTGGCGGGCGGCGTTCCGCCCCGCGTGATCGCCCGGCAGGTGCTGCGTTCCTACCTGCCCAAGCCGCTTTACAGATCGCTGGTCAACGGTTTCGTCCTGCGGTTCGGCAAGGCGGAAGCGGCCCATGGCGGAGCAGGTTCGTGA
- a CDS encoding O-antigen ligase family protein produces the protein MAARPAGGRLTMATSWHRGGFAAPATGADSGSSKLVWVAQVFYFVFLMMVFIGQQPFASRTQEELVAMAEANDGSDLFKQALFIGFALLLTAVQVMRKEPLKYRFTFWPLAIMLVWFFITCTWGVAPFVSFKRAMQQLIVIYITFCALSLIGPERLFNSLRAALIVSLIICWVSLPLTPAAVHPPTESDKALIGAWRGFFFHKNIAGAVMALCFIVCGNSWIDKRKWYYILFAILAFVFVIGTKSKTSLALCVGMLAISNIYRALSDNTQKRAILLLMLGFGMVGFLGLYIAYQPAIERLFADPTSFTGRVSIWRVPLDYLADHPYLGAGFGGFWQVGANSPAFDYLNQQFQMLTAHSHDGYLEIWVTTGPLGLVLLLISFLVLPAYWFLTGSTRENQALMVPAFAIWVFVMYQNLLETSFFDKDRQVWVIFLAAVATAHATFKAKPRPIWSRRHLKQAETVNG, from the coding sequence ATGGCGGCGCGACCGGCGGGAGGCCGCCTGACCATGGCGACAAGCTGGCATCGCGGCGGATTCGCTGCCCCGGCCACCGGGGCGGACAGCGGCAGTTCAAAGCTCGTCTGGGTGGCGCAGGTCTTCTACTTCGTCTTCCTGATGATGGTCTTCATCGGGCAGCAGCCTTTCGCGTCGCGCACGCAGGAAGAACTGGTGGCGATGGCCGAAGCCAATGACGGATCGGACCTTTTCAAACAGGCCCTGTTCATTGGCTTCGCCCTGCTGCTGACCGCCGTGCAGGTGATGCGGAAGGAGCCGCTGAAATACCGGTTCACCTTCTGGCCGCTGGCGATCATGCTGGTCTGGTTCTTCATCACCTGCACCTGGGGCGTCGCGCCGTTCGTGTCCTTCAAGCGGGCGATGCAGCAGTTGATCGTGATCTACATCACCTTCTGCGCTCTGTCGCTGATCGGGCCGGAACGGCTGTTCAATTCCCTGCGCGCCGCGCTGATCGTGTCGCTGATCATCTGCTGGGTGTCGTTGCCGCTGACGCCCGCGGCGGTCCACCCGCCCACGGAAAGCGACAAGGCGTTGATCGGGGCGTGGCGCGGTTTCTTCTTCCACAAGAATATCGCCGGGGCCGTCATGGCGCTGTGCTTCATCGTCTGCGGCAATAGCTGGATCGACAAGCGCAAATGGTATTACATCCTGTTCGCGATCCTGGCCTTCGTCTTCGTGATAGGGACCAAGAGCAAGACTTCGCTCGCCCTGTGCGTCGGCATGCTGGCGATCAGCAACATCTATCGCGCATTGAGCGACAATACCCAGAAACGCGCGATATTGCTGTTGATGCTGGGTTTCGGCATGGTCGGGTTCCTGGGCCTCTACATCGCCTATCAACCGGCCATAGAAAGGCTGTTCGCCGACCCCACATCCTTCACCGGGCGCGTGTCGATCTGGCGGGTGCCGCTGGATTATCTGGCGGACCACCCCTATCTGGGCGCGGGTTTCGGGGGATTTTGGCAAGTGGGCGCCAACAGCCCCGCCTTCGACTATCTGAACCAGCAATTCCAGATGCTGACGGCGCATTCGCATGACGGCTATCTGGAAATCTGGGTGACGACCGGACCGCTGGGCCTGGTCCTGCTGCTGATCAGCTTCCTGGTCCTGCCCGCCTACTGGTTCCTGACCGGCTCCACCAGGGAGAACCAGGCGCTGATGGTCCCGGCCTTCGCGATCTGGGTCTTCGTCATGTACCAGAATCTGCTGGAAACCAGCTTCTTCGACAAGGATCGCCAGGTCTGGGTGATCTTCCTCGCAGCGGTCGCGACCGCGCATGCAACCTTCAAGGCCAAGCCGCGCCCGATCTGGAGCCGGCGGCATCTGAAACAGGCGGAGACCGTGAATGGCTAG
- a CDS encoding family 16 glycosylhydrolase, giving the protein MPGKATLSLVNATFQPGANVAYVPVTLDRPTPNTVIARITTVNGSGTYRAISGYNYQTVDTVVIFRPGDPLVQTVAVPVIAATEGQQFQLKLREVPWGGLQGQSTATVTASSAAQATAKATGTFRQPRTFAATGTLQFELRKETHKRSPDGGWDRWATSLANGRMQLANGETGLYLDSSIFPGIEGPVYWGSSGLVLHSQKLKTPISYGGRTWYYGATVLDGRNFLASQIGYGQYVWEARMPDRRGSWPAFWLISTSGWPPEIDVYEGFGYQSYWDFDRHVAHTLHVGANSTRYDARGVTIQTQQAYGLSGYSQGFHRFAVDIQRDYITWFVDGVETYQSVNPFRGFRFYPIMDVAVKTNSAYDDGSGDMIIKSFEIYRAP; this is encoded by the coding sequence CTGCCGGGAAAGGCGACGCTTTCGCTGGTCAACGCCACGTTTCAGCCGGGGGCCAATGTCGCCTATGTGCCGGTGACGCTGGATCGGCCGACGCCCAATACGGTGATTGCGCGGATCACCACGGTCAACGGCTCGGGCACCTATCGCGCCATTTCCGGCTATAATTACCAGACCGTCGACACGGTCGTGATCTTCCGTCCGGGCGATCCGCTGGTGCAGACCGTCGCAGTGCCGGTCATCGCCGCTACCGAGGGACAGCAGTTCCAGCTCAAGCTGCGTGAAGTCCCTTGGGGCGGGCTCCAGGGACAATCGACGGCGACCGTCACGGCGTCCAGCGCCGCGCAGGCCACCGCCAAGGCGACCGGTACCTTCCGCCAGCCGCGTACCTTCGCGGCGACCGGCACGCTTCAATTCGAACTCCGCAAGGAAACGCACAAACGCTCGCCCGATGGCGGGTGGGACCGCTGGGCGACCTCGCTCGCCAATGGCCGGATGCAGCTCGCCAATGGCGAAACCGGGCTGTACCTCGATTCCAGCATTTTCCCCGGCATCGAAGGCCCGGTCTATTGGGGATCGAGCGGACTGGTGCTGCACAGCCAGAAGCTCAAGACGCCAATCAGCTATGGCGGGCGGACCTGGTATTATGGCGCGACAGTGCTGGACGGGCGCAACTTCCTGGCGTCGCAGATCGGCTATGGCCAATATGTGTGGGAAGCCAGGATGCCCGATCGCCGCGGTTCATGGCCTGCCTTCTGGCTGATTTCCACCAGCGGCTGGCCGCCGGAAATCGATGTCTATGAGGGCTTCGGTTATCAAAGCTATTGGGATTTCGATCGTCATGTCGCCCATACCCTCCATGTCGGGGCCAACAGCACCCGATATGATGCGCGGGGCGTCACCATCCAGACGCAGCAGGCCTATGGCCTCAGCGGCTATAGCCAGGGCTTCCATCGTTTCGCCGTGGATATCCAGCGCGACTATATCACCTGGTTCGTGGATGGCGTGGAAACCTATCAGTCGGTCAATCCGTTCAGGGGTTTCCGATTCTATCCGATCATGGACGTCGCGGTGAAGACCAACAGCGCCTATGACGATGGTTCTGGCGACATGATCATCAAGAGCTTCGAAATCTACCGCGCGCCATAA
- a CDS encoding glycosyltransferase family 2 protein, which produces MPAVWIAIPTFRRPAQLRHLLETLPGIADRHDVMVLVADNDPIGQEGAAVVRTLLTEGYGLPVTLLTVAEPGLCAVRNAIAVAALDDPAMRFLAMIDDDEWPQPGWLDALLICQAQVGADVVAGPVDSRFVGQPPRWARETLVFRAEDRPWGATGMLWASNNLLVSRRAFAMIAAPFFDPRFNHSGGEDLDFLARLRDAGARFGWSPDARVSEWVPAERARLSWVLKRMWRIGCTETMARRRVLPGRIGTAKLLVRSIAILALRTAGLAALLLPGARRVDIAGQWVKSWGRLYALAGGAQSHYGAR; this is translated from the coding sequence ATGCCTGCCGTCTGGATCGCCATTCCAACCTTCCGCCGCCCCGCGCAGCTTCGCCATCTGCTGGAAACGCTGCCCGGCATAGCCGACCGCCATGACGTGATGGTGCTGGTGGCCGACAACGACCCCATCGGCCAGGAGGGGGCCGCCGTCGTCCGCACCCTGCTGACGGAGGGATACGGGCTGCCGGTGACGCTGCTGACAGTGGCGGAGCCAGGGCTTTGCGCGGTGCGCAACGCCATCGCCGTGGCCGCGCTGGACGATCCGGCGATGCGCTTCCTGGCCATGATCGACGATGATGAATGGCCGCAGCCGGGCTGGCTGGATGCGTTGCTGATCTGTCAGGCGCAGGTCGGCGCGGATGTCGTCGCCGGGCCGGTGGACAGCCGTTTCGTAGGCCAGCCGCCGCGATGGGCACGGGAAACATTGGTGTTCCGGGCGGAGGATCGGCCATGGGGCGCCACCGGCATGCTGTGGGCCAGCAACAATCTGCTGGTCAGCCGCCGCGCCTTCGCGATGATCGCCGCGCCCTTCTTCGATCCGCGCTTCAACCACAGCGGCGGGGAGGATCTGGATTTCCTGGCCCGGCTGCGCGATGCGGGGGCGCGTTTCGGCTGGTCGCCCGATGCGCGGGTCAGCGAATGGGTGCCAGCGGAACGCGCGCGCCTTTCCTGGGTGCTGAAACGCATGTGGCGCATCGGCTGCACGGAGACGATGGCGCGGCGCAGGGTCCTGCCCGGCCGGATCGGCACGGCGAAACTGCTGGTCCGATCCATCGCCATATTGGCATTGCGGACGGCCGGGCTGGCCGCCCTGCTGCTGCCCGGCGCGCGCCGCGTCGACATCGCCGGGCAGTGGGTGAAAAGCTGGGGGCGCCTCTATGCCCTCGCGGGAGGCGCCCAGAGCCATTATGGCGCGCGGTAG
- a CDS encoding glycosyltransferase family 2 protein: MTAWQPPSSLRATAATPLFSVVIPTYQRRDAVVAAVMSALEQTIAIIEVIVVVDGSTDGTEVALGAINDPRLKIIVQENRGAAAARNKGIDHARGRYIAFLDCDDRFLPHHLADLLPLVQESEDVVAYGQVLADRGEGRNFLKPPRAIASGETMDRYLMCDRGFIQTSSMALGRGLAKRVRYREDVKFGDDTDFAMRLSLAGARFVMTERPGTIWADRDSDDRLSQVRGSIGSLTWLRDLRPHISPRAFSAYMGWHAAKSIWPTSRRQAMRYYLGAVCRGAFGPRLAATVLLQIVMPDPVYRRISDRWIDFSHMLAGKGQRL; encoded by the coding sequence ATGACCGCATGGCAACCTCCTTCCAGCTTGCGGGCTACCGCCGCCACGCCTCTTTTTTCCGTGGTGATCCCGACCTATCAGCGGCGCGACGCTGTGGTGGCGGCAGTCATGTCCGCGCTGGAACAGACCATCGCGATCATAGAGGTGATCGTGGTGGTCGACGGATCGACCGACGGGACGGAGGTTGCGCTGGGCGCGATCAACGACCCGCGCCTGAAGATCATCGTCCAGGAAAATCGCGGCGCGGCGGCCGCCCGGAACAAGGGCATAGACCATGCGCGGGGGCGCTATATCGCCTTCCTCGATTGCGACGACCGTTTCCTGCCGCATCATCTGGCCGACCTGCTGCCGCTGGTGCAGGAAAGTGAGGATGTGGTCGCCTATGGCCAGGTGCTGGCCGACCGGGGCGAAGGGCGCAATTTCCTGAAGCCCCCCCGCGCCATCGCCAGCGGCGAGACGATGGACCGCTATCTGATGTGCGACCGGGGCTTCATCCAGACCAGCAGCATGGCGCTGGGCCGGGGGCTGGCGAAGCGGGTGCGCTATCGGGAGGATGTGAAATTCGGCGACGATACCGATTTCGCGATGCGCCTGTCGCTCGCCGGTGCGCGCTTCGTGATGACGGAACGGCCCGGCACGATCTGGGCCGACCGGGATTCCGACGACCGGCTTTCGCAGGTGCGCGGCAGCATCGGCAGCCTGACCTGGCTCCGGGATCTGCGCCCGCATATCAGCCCCCGCGCCTTTTCCGCCTATATGGGCTGGCATGCCGCGAAGAGCATCTGGCCGACCAGCAGGCGGCAGGCGATGCGCTATTATCTGGGCGCGGTCTGCCGGGGCGCCTTCGGACCACGGCTGGCGGCGACGGTGCTGTTGCAGATCGTCATGCCCGATCCCGTCTACCGCCGCATTTCCGACCGCTGGATCGATTTTTCCCATATGCTGGCGGGCAAGGGGCAACGGCTGTGA
- a CDS encoding glycosyltransferase family 2 protein: MARIIVCIATCNRPQGLRRTLESLAAQQTRHDLDILVADNDADRQEGMAVVERLAAQGYRWPIEALLVAERGIPLVRNALVAAALARPGVTHVAMLDDDESASPGWIDAMMDTALRHQADVVGGAVLREMDSAIAPWAARHPLLAPKRRGQSGPVALVDSTANVLMTAAALRAMGDRPFDERMALTGGSDKQLFTRMRRKGFRFAWSEEAVVTELIPASRVTAKWLLMRGYRVGMTDMMVERFHKGRLRTLLSEAPRIVAGFLVGSLGAVTTLDRGKRVERLGKLYRAAGKIAGLAGVHYEEYRKVHGA, from the coding sequence ATGGCTAGGATCATCGTCTGCATCGCAACGTGCAACCGGCCGCAGGGTTTGCGGCGGACGTTGGAGTCCCTCGCCGCGCAGCAGACGCGGCACGATCTGGACATATTGGTGGCCGACAATGACGCGGACCGGCAGGAAGGCATGGCGGTTGTCGAGCGGCTGGCGGCGCAGGGCTATCGCTGGCCGATAGAGGCGCTGCTGGTGGCGGAGCGCGGCATTCCGCTGGTGCGCAACGCGCTGGTCGCCGCCGCGCTGGCCCGGCCCGGCGTGACCCATGTCGCCATGCTGGACGATGACGAGTCCGCCTCCCCCGGCTGGATCGACGCCATGATGGACACGGCGCTTCGTCATCAGGCCGATGTGGTCGGCGGCGCAGTGCTGCGGGAGATGGACAGCGCCATCGCGCCATGGGCCGCCCGCCATCCCCTGCTCGCCCCCAAGCGGCGTGGACAGTCGGGGCCGGTCGCGCTGGTCGACAGTACCGCCAATGTGCTGATGACGGCGGCGGCCCTCCGCGCCATGGGGGATCGTCCGTTCGACGAGCGGATGGCGTTGACCGGCGGGTCGGACAAGCAGCTCTTCACCCGCATGCGGCGCAAGGGCTTCCGCTTCGCCTGGTCGGAGGAGGCGGTCGTCACCGAATTGATCCCGGCCAGCCGCGTCACCGCCAAGTGGCTGCTGATGCGCGGCTATCGCGTCGGCATGACCGACATGATGGTGGAGCGTTTCCACAAGGGCCGCCTGCGTACCCTGCTGAGCGAAGCGCCGCGCATCGTCGCGGGCTTCCTGGTCGGTTCGCTGGGCGCGGTCACGACGCTCGACCGGGGCAAGCGGGTCGAGCGCCTGGGCAAGCTTTACCGCGCCGCCGGCAAGATCGCCGGTCTCGCGGGCGTTCATTATGAAGAATATCGAAAGGTGCATGGCGCATGA
- a CDS encoding endo-1,4-beta-xylanase, with translation MKRREFLAGALALGACSPVPSSRAEARISSEGLAAHARRSGRNFGAAIKSRQLREDPDFTAAVARECDMVVQEYELKRGTTEPKPGKYDFSGADQIIAFAQKHGMGARGHALVWYAAQPKWLEPALKIADKAGREKLMTSYIDVAMPRYAGRIGEWDVVNEAVEPKEGRADGMRANSMWMQALGEDYIDIAFHHARATDPKATLFLTDFGLEHDSPRCERRRTAMLKLLDRLMARKVPVDAVGIQGHLKPYNERFDQALFARFLNDLSGYGLALSVTEFDVADRGGPPSPDKRDSEIAAVAKAFLDVALDNPAMRSVLCWGLSDRYSWLSNYPDYKWPDGQLSRVLPLDDAMRRKPLWDAIAAAFDAAPPMGRSRA, from the coding sequence GTGAAGCGGCGCGAATTCCTGGCCGGGGCATTGGCGCTGGGCGCCTGTTCGCCCGTGCCGTCCAGCCGGGCGGAGGCGCGTATCTCATCCGAGGGTCTTGCCGCCCATGCCCGCCGGTCTGGCCGCAATTTCGGCGCGGCGATCAAGTCCCGGCAATTGCGCGAAGACCCCGATTTCACCGCCGCCGTCGCCCGCGAATGCGACATGGTGGTCCAGGAATATGAACTGAAGCGCGGCACCACCGAGCCCAAGCCCGGCAAATATGATTTCAGTGGCGCCGACCAGATCATCGCCTTCGCGCAGAAGCATGGAATGGGCGCCAGGGGCCATGCGCTGGTCTGGTATGCGGCCCAGCCCAAATGGCTGGAACCGGCGCTGAAAATCGCCGACAAGGCGGGGCGCGAAAAGCTGATGACCAGCTATATCGACGTCGCCATGCCCCGCTATGCCGGCAGGATCGGCGAATGGGACGTGGTCAACGAAGCCGTCGAACCCAAGGAAGGCCGTGCCGACGGCATGCGCGCCAACAGCATGTGGATGCAGGCGCTGGGTGAGGATTATATCGACATCGCCTTCCACCATGCACGGGCGACGGACCCCAAGGCGACGCTGTTCCTGACCGATTTCGGGCTGGAGCATGACTCCCCCCGGTGCGAGCGGCGGCGGACGGCGATGCTGAAACTGCTCGACCGGTTGATGGCGCGGAAAGTGCCGGTCGACGCGGTCGGCATCCAGGGCCATTTGAAACCTTATAATGAGCGGTTCGACCAGGCGCTTTTCGCCCGCTTCCTGAACGATCTGAGCGGTTATGGCCTGGCGCTGTCGGTGACGGAATTCGACGTCGCGGACAGGGGCGGACCACCCAGTCCCGACAAGCGCGACAGTGAAATCGCCGCCGTGGCCAAGGCGTTTCTGGACGTGGCGCTGGACAATCCGGCGATGCGCTCCGTCCTCTGCTGGGGCCTGTCGGACCGCTATAGCTGGCTGTCCAACTATCCCGATTACAAATGGCCCGATGGCCAGCTTTCCCGCGTGCTGCCGCTGGACGACGCCATGCGCCGCAAGCCGCTGTGGGACGCCATCGCCGCCGCATTCGACGCCGCACCGCCCATGGGGAGAAGCCGCGCATGA
- a CDS encoding acyltransferase family protein, whose amino-acid sequence MRISSLTGLRGVAAVSVLLYHIPHNPAFEAFRMPLFSRAYLAVDLFFILSGFVISFGYHDRVVNHPGRASYVDFLFNRMARVWPLHLIVTLVFMARIILNVSGNQAIDLNLPNVATNLLMIQSWGWGTEPIAGNSWSVSTEVAAYLIYPLIAIIAFSRWAWLQGLLCVGILALVAGSGLGASGPLDVNDSDTVWTLARCIAGFSLGVLSYRCAEKPWCRRLIDRRGGFAAVCGLIALALLLPGEADVLAVCLMPLLVLSCYYNGAAARAVMANPVSFHLGLISYSIYLWHPLVRDVFARGMGVAHRHGITGFDGLIIAAMLVATWLLCWASYALVEVRGHQFIKWLQRGGRNRKPAVEAAA is encoded by the coding sequence ATGAGAATTTCCTCCCTCACCGGCCTGCGCGGCGTCGCGGCTGTTTCAGTGCTGCTGTACCATATTCCGCATAATCCGGCGTTCGAAGCCTTTCGGATGCCGCTTTTCTCGCGGGCCTATCTGGCGGTCGATCTATTCTTCATCCTGAGCGGCTTCGTCATTTCCTTTGGTTATCACGACCGGGTGGTGAACCATCCGGGGCGGGCGAGCTATGTCGACTTCCTGTTCAACCGCATGGCGCGGGTGTGGCCGCTGCACCTGATCGTGACTTTGGTGTTCATGGCGCGGATCATCCTGAACGTGTCGGGCAATCAGGCCATCGACCTCAACCTGCCCAATGTCGCCACCAATTTGCTGATGATACAAAGCTGGGGCTGGGGCACGGAGCCGATTGCGGGAAATAGCTGGTCTGTCAGCACGGAAGTCGCCGCCTATCTGATCTATCCGCTGATCGCGATCATCGCCTTTTCCCGATGGGCATGGTTGCAGGGCCTGCTGTGCGTAGGGATATTGGCGCTGGTCGCGGGGTCGGGCCTGGGCGCCAGCGGGCCGCTGGACGTCAATGACAGCGATACGGTTTGGACATTGGCGCGCTGCATTGCCGGTTTCTCGCTGGGCGTGCTCAGCTATCGCTGCGCGGAAAAACCGTGGTGCAGGCGGCTGATCGATCGGAGAGGCGGCTTCGCGGCCGTCTGCGGGCTGATCGCGCTGGCGCTGCTGCTGCCTGGAGAGGCTGACGTGCTGGCGGTGTGCCTGATGCCGCTGCTGGTGCTGAGCTGCTATTATAACGGCGCGGCGGCGCGGGCGGTCATGGCCAATCCGGTCAGCTTTCATCTGGGCCTCATCAGCTATTCCATCTACCTCTGGCATCCGCTGGTGCGCGACGTGTTCGCGCGCGGCATGGGGGTCGCGCACAGGCATGGGATCACCGGTTTCGACGGGCTGATCATCGCCGCCATGCTGGTGGCGACGTGGCTCCTCTGCTGGGCGAGCTATGCGCTGGTCGAGGTGCGCGGGCACCAATTCATCAAATGGCTCCAGCGTGGCGGCCGCAACCGCAAGCCCGCCGTGGAGGCAGCCGCCTGA